A genomic segment from Montipora foliosa isolate CH-2021 chromosome 9, ASM3666993v2, whole genome shotgun sequence encodes:
- the LOC137970289 gene encoding myosin heavy chain, striated muscle-like, protein MDTLYSTCPHFVRCIVPNEHKKAGVIESSLVLHQLRCNGVLEGIRICRKGFPNRVPFQEFRQRYQILAPTAVAGGFVDGKKACEKLLDAIQLEKASYRVGSSKVFFRAGVLGELEDMRDERLAKIISMFQAYCKGYLMRKEYRKMCDQRIGVAVIQRNVRKYLFLRNWSWWKLYTKVKPLLNIARADEEMREKAEELKKLQERFAKEEELRKETEEKLTKLMEEKNELFQNLQSEQDACADAEERAAALAKDKEKLEEQIKDLSEQLDDEEESAAEMTELKKKLEAEINDLKQDVDDLEGALKKAEADIASREKSAEQLQDDLAAQDESIAKLSKEKKNLEAAKQELEDQLQEEEEKVSHLSKVKTKLEQQIDETIDHWEREKKARADVEKVKRKLEGDLKMTQDNLEDVKGEKSRLEEDLRKWVMILVWHISRTAVIVRRMSPSFAQTVSTHFDLQNRIEELEEELEAEKNARSKADRARMELERELDDLNERLEEQGGATQAQVSTL, encoded by the exons ATGGACACACTTTATAGCACATGCCCACATTTTGTACGCTGCATTGTTCCTAATGAGCATAAGAAGGCAGGTGTGATCGAGTCAAGCCTGGTCTTGCACCAGCTTAGATGTAATGGTGTGCTGGAGGGAATCCGTATCTGTCGCAAAGGCTTCCCTAACAGAGTTCCCTTCCAGGAATTCCGTCAGAG ATACCAGATCTTGGCACCCACTGCTGTTGCTGGTGGATTCGTTGATGGGAAAAAGGCCTGTGAGAAACTCCTGGATGCCATCCAGTTAGAGAAGGCTTCCTACAGGGTTGGATCGAGCAAG GTATTCTTCAGAGCCGGTGTCTTGGGAGAGTTGGAAGACATGAGAGACGAAAGACTCGCCAAAATAATTTCCATGTTCCAAGCTTACTGCAAGGGTTATCTAATGCGTAAAGAGTACCGCAAAATGTGTGACCAGAG AATTGGAGTTGCTGTCATCCAACGCAATGTGAGAAAGTATCTGTTCCTAAGAAACTGGTCTTGGTGGAAGCTCTACACAAAG GTGAAACCTTTGTTGAACATTGCTCGTGCTGACGAGGAGATGAGGGAAAAGGCAGAAGAG CTCAAGAAACTTCAGGAGCGATTTGCCAAAGAAGAGGAACTCAGGAAGGAGACAGAAGAGAAACTGACCAAACTCATGGAAGAGAAGAACGAGTTGTTCCAAAATCTGCAAAGC GAACAAGATGCGTGTGCCGATGCTGAAGAACGTGCTGCCGCGCTTGCGAAAGACAAGGAAAAACTCGAAGAACAAATTAAG gATCTCTCGGAACAACTCGACGATGAAGAAGAAAGCGCCGCCGAGATGACTGAACTCAAGAAGAAACTAGAGGCCGAAATCAACGACTTAAAACAGGACGTGGATGACCTAGAAGGCGCTCTTAAAAAG GCCGAGGCCGATATCGCTTCAAGAGAAAAGAGCGCTGAACAGCTACAAGACGACCTCGCAGCTCAAGATGAATCCATCGCCAAATTATCGAAAGAGAAAAAGAATCTCGAAGCTGCGAAGCAG GAACTCGAGGATCAACTTCAAGAAGAAGAGGAGAAAGTCAGTCACCTTAGCAAAGTCAAGACAAAACTCGAGCAACAAATTGACGAG ACAATTGATCACTGGGAGCGAGAAAAGAAGGCTCGCGCCGATGTAGaaaaagtaaagagaaaacTGGAGGGAGACCTTAAG aTGACTCAAGACAACTTAGAAGACGTAAAAGGCGAAAAATCACGGCTTGAAGAGGACTTACGAAAGTGGGTGATGATCTTAGTTTGGCATATTTCACGAACTGCAGTGATTGTGCGGCGAATGTCTCCTTCTTTTGCACAAACAGTTAGCACTCATTTTGACCTTCAA AACCGCATCGAGGAACTGGAAGAAGAACTCGAAGCAGAGAAAAATGCTCGTTCGAAG GCTGATCGCGCGCGAATGGAGCTGGAGAGGGAACTGGACGACTTAAATGAGCGGCTGGAAGAACAAGGCGGTGCCACACAAGCTCAGGTCAGTACATTGTAA